From Vagococcus jeotgali, one genomic window encodes:
- the pstA gene encoding phosphate ABC transporter permease PstA, giving the protein MNAKKVDKIATGVLYGIAIIITLILASLILYILGRGLPHISWNFLTKPSKSFQAGGGIGIQLFNSFYLLIITMLISIPISLGAGIYLSEYAKKNRFTDIVRTSIEVLSSLPSVVVGLFGFLVFVIQAGFGFSIISGALALTFFNLPLLTRNVEESLKAVHYTQREAGLALGLSRWETVTRVVIPEALPGILTGVILGSGRIFGEAAALIYTAGQSAPALDFTNWNPLSITSPLNIFRQAETLAVHIWKINSEGNMPDAAQVSAGASAVLIIAVLLFNFLARFLGKKLHKKITSA; this is encoded by the coding sequence ATGAATGCAAAAAAAGTTGATAAAATTGCAACAGGTGTTTTATACGGGATTGCAATTATTATTACATTAATCCTAGCGAGTTTGATTTTATATATTTTAGGTCGTGGCTTACCTCATATTAGTTGGAATTTTTTGACGAAACCATCAAAAAGCTTCCAAGCAGGTGGTGGGATTGGGATTCAATTATTTAACTCGTTTTACTTACTGATTATTACAATGCTAATTAGTATTCCTATCTCATTAGGAGCAGGTATTTATTTGTCTGAATATGCAAAGAAAAATCGCTTTACTGATATTGTTCGTACCTCGATAGAAGTATTAAGTTCACTACCATCTGTAGTAGTTGGTTTGTTTGGATTTTTAGTATTTGTTATTCAAGCAGGGTTTGGCTTTTCAATTATTTCAGGAGCCCTTGCGTTAACGTTTTTTAATTTACCGCTGTTAACACGTAATGTGGAAGAGTCATTAAAAGCAGTTCATTATACACAACGTGAAGCAGGTCTTGCTCTTGGCTTATCTAGATGGGAGACAGTAACACGTGTGGTTATTCCAGAAGCACTACCTGGTATTTTGACAGGTGTCATTTTAGGATCTGGGAGAATTTTTGGTGAGGCAGCTGCTTTAATTTATACAGCAGGACAATCTGCTCCAGCTCTTGATTTTACTAACTGGAATCCTTTAAGTATTACAAGTCCTTTGAATATCTTTAGACAAGCAGAAACACTAGCTGTTCACATTTGGAAAATTAATAGTGAAGGTAATATGCCAGATGCCGCTCAAGTATCAGCTGGAGCATCGGCTGTTTTAATCATTGCTGTTTTACTGTTTAACTTCTTAGCTAGGTTCTTAGGTAAGAAACTACATAAAAAAATCACATCAGCTTAG
- the pstC gene encoding phosphate ABC transporter permease subunit PstC, with product MEDIQSKLLKKSKKAKLEQFGKTISFLAILVIVIIVIAIFYFVASKGLATFFTDKVRLSEFLFGRDWNPGSTNDAGRPLVGALPMITGSFVVTLLSALIATPFAIGAAVFMTEISPKLGTKILQPVIELLVGIPSVVYGFIGLSVVVPAVRNVFGGSGFGILAGTFVLFVMILPTVTSMTVDALKSVPRHYREASLALGATRWQTIYKVVLRAAIPGILTAVVFGMARAFGEALAIQMVIGNAALMPHNLITPASTLTSVLTMGIGNTAMGSLENNVLWSLALLLLLMSLFFNIVIRLIGRKGEMK from the coding sequence TTGGAAGATATTCAGAGTAAGTTACTTAAAAAATCGAAAAAAGCAAAATTAGAACAGTTTGGGAAAACAATTAGTTTTTTGGCTATTTTAGTAATTGTCATAATTGTCATTGCTATTTTTTATTTTGTTGCAAGTAAAGGTTTAGCAACATTTTTTACTGATAAAGTCAGGTTATCTGAATTTTTATTTGGGAGAGACTGGAACCCAGGTTCGACAAATGATGCAGGTAGACCTTTAGTTGGTGCTTTACCGATGATAACAGGTTCATTTGTTGTTACTCTTTTATCAGCGTTGATTGCGACACCATTTGCAATTGGAGCTGCTGTTTTTATGACAGAGATTTCACCAAAATTAGGAACTAAAATTTTACAACCAGTTATTGAATTATTAGTAGGGATACCATCGGTTGTTTATGGTTTTATTGGTTTGTCAGTTGTCGTTCCTGCTGTTAGAAATGTTTTTGGAGGATCAGGATTTGGTATTTTAGCTGGGACATTTGTTTTATTTGTTATGATCTTACCAACTGTTACCTCAATGACAGTAGATGCACTAAAATCAGTTCCAAGACATTACCGTGAAGCATCACTTGCTCTGGGAGCTACTCGTTGGCAAACGATTTATAAAGTTGTCTTACGCGCCGCAATTCCTGGTATCTTAACTGCCGTTGTTTTTGGTATGGCTCGTGCTTTTGGTGAAGCCTTAGCTATTCAGATGGTTATTGGTAATGCTGCGCTTATGCCACATAATTTGATCACACCAGCATCAACCCTAACAAGTGTTTTAACAATGGGGATTGGTAATACAGCAATGGGTAGTTTAGAAAATAACGTGTTATGGTCTTTAGCATTATTATTATTATTAATGTCACTATTCTTTAATATTGTTATTCGATTGATTGGTAGAAAAGGAGAAATGAAATAA
- a CDS encoding DEAD/DEAH box helicase — protein MDEKLLQGRQLLKKEIPKRAYEKTINLAFIETRKAMIITKHYIECQRCGYKGTKKNCSLTNNQYFCPQCIQLKRVDSTELLISLPVGENLERDVTFCFEGVLTTKQNKVSQDLLKAYARKKTHLIHAVTGAGKTEMLFELIKQVLSDGGRIGISAPRVDVCLELYPRLKKVFPDEDIDLLYGESKVGFTGACFIICTTHQLLRFYHFFDVLIIDEVDAFPFRNDKYLQFGMRQSLRKEGMLVYMTATSTPSLEEEVTTSKGRISLVSRRFHGFDLPVPKLKYIKGLAKHLRKGRLPRYLVLACQQTSQKILIFFPNIELMTTSFLLLQKKFPNKNINYVYASKKDREDIIKKMRKGEWDILLTTTILERGVTFSNISVFVICADHRVYNKASLIQIAGRVGRDRYHPSGQVIFFHEGKTKAIRQAVSEIKKRNKES, from the coding sequence ATGGATGAGAAATTACTACAAGGAAGACAATTATTAAAAAAAGAAATACCTAAAAGAGCTTATGAAAAAACGATTAATTTAGCTTTTATTGAAACGAGAAAGGCCATGATAATCACAAAACATTATATAGAGTGCCAGAGGTGTGGTTATAAAGGAACAAAAAAGAATTGTTCATTAACTAATAATCAATATTTCTGCCCTCAGTGTATTCAGTTAAAGCGAGTAGATTCTACGGAACTACTTATTAGCCTGCCTGTAGGTGAGAACCTTGAGCGTGATGTCACTTTTTGCTTTGAAGGTGTTCTTACAACAAAGCAAAACAAAGTATCTCAAGATTTACTCAAAGCTTATGCGAGAAAAAAAACACATTTAATTCATGCGGTGACTGGTGCTGGGAAGACTGAGATGTTATTTGAATTAATTAAACAAGTATTAAGTGATGGTGGTAGAATCGGAATTTCAGCACCACGAGTAGATGTGTGCTTAGAACTTTATCCAAGACTTAAAAAGGTTTTTCCTGATGAGGATATTGACTTATTATATGGTGAAAGTAAGGTAGGTTTTACAGGAGCTTGTTTTATTATTTGTACCACACATCAACTTTTACGCTTCTATCACTTCTTTGATGTACTGATTATTGATGAAGTGGATGCCTTTCCATTTAGAAATGACAAGTATTTACAGTTTGGTATGAGGCAATCACTAAGAAAAGAGGGGATGTTAGTCTATATGACGGCAACATCTACACCATCCTTAGAAGAAGAAGTAACAACATCTAAGGGAAGAATTAGTTTAGTTTCAAGACGTTTTCATGGTTTTGACTTACCTGTTCCTAAGTTGAAATATATTAAAGGGTTAGCGAAGCATTTGAGAAAAGGCCGTCTTCCACGTTATTTAGTTTTAGCATGCCAGCAGACAAGTCAAAAGATATTGATTTTTTTTCCTAACATAGAGTTGATGACAACAAGTTTTTTGCTACTTCAAAAAAAGTTTCCTAACAAAAATATTAATTATGTCTACGCTAGTAAAAAAGATAGGGAGGATATTATTAAAAAAATGCGTAAAGGGGAGTGGGATATATTATTAACAACAACCATATTAGAGCGCGGTGTGACTTTTTCTAATATATCTGTTTTTGTTATTTGCGCTGATCATAGAGTCTATAACAAAGCAAGTTTGATTCAAATAGCAGGCAGAGTGGGAAGAGATAGGTACCATCCTAGTGGTCAGGTTATTTTTTTTCATGAAGGTAAAACAAAGGCAATTAGACAAGCTGTCAGTGAAATAAAAAAAAGAAACAAGGAGAGTTGA
- the prfB gene encoding peptide chain release factor 2 (programmed frameshift) produces MEFSDARNKLDEISVKIDNFRGSLDLEALEEKIAECDFQMSSPGFWDDNTSAQVVIDESNQLKGKYETFKKMEESLEELELLLEMSSEENDLELFDELKTQLILLEEVVNSYELSQLLSESYDHNNAILELHPGAGGTESQDWGSMLLRMYTRWADDKGFSIETLDYQAGDEAGIKSVTLLIKGYNAYGYLKSEKGVHRLVRISPFDSNSRRHTSFCSVDIMPELSTDIEIDIRPDELKVDTYRASGAGGQHINKTDSAVRITHLPTGIVVASQAQRSQLKNRDQAMSMLKSKLYQLEIDKKAEEAAAIKGEQLEIGWGSQIRSYVFHPYSMVKDHRTNYEVGNTQSVMDGDIDNFIDAYLRWNLLES; encoded by the exons ATGGAGTTTAGTGATGCAAGAAATAAGTTAGATGAGATTAGTGTCAAAATAGATAATTTTAGGGGGTCTCTT GACTTAGAGGCTTTAGAAGAAAAGATTGCAGAGTGTGATTTTCAAATGTCTTCTCCTGGATTTTGGGATGATAACACTTCAGCACAAGTTGTGATTGATGAATCCAATCAATTAAAAGGTAAATATGAAACATTTAAGAAAATGGAAGAATCTTTAGAAGAACTAGAGCTATTATTAGAAATGTCTAGTGAGGAAAATGATTTAGAGCTTTTTGATGAATTAAAAACGCAACTAATTCTGCTGGAGGAAGTTGTTAATAGTTATGAGTTATCTCAATTGCTTAGCGAGTCTTATGATCATAATAATGCCATACTAGAATTACATCCTGGAGCAGGTGGCACTGAGTCTCAAGATTGGGGCAGTATGTTACTTCGTATGTATACAAGATGGGCTGATGACAAAGGGTTCAGCATTGAAACTTTGGATTATCAAGCGGGTGATGAGGCAGGGATTAAAAGTGTTACGCTTTTAATTAAAGGCTACAATGCTTATGGTTATTTGAAATCAGAAAAAGGTGTTCACCGTTTAGTGAGAATTTCTCCTTTTGATTCTAATAGTCGCAGGCATACATCATTTTGTTCAGTTGATATCATGCCAGAACTTTCGACTGATATTGAGATAGATATTCGTCCTGATGAATTGAAGGTAGATACGTATAGAGCTAGTGGTGCTGGAGGGCAACATATCAATAAAACAGATTCTGCTGTTCGGATTACTCATTTACCAACAGGAATAGTTGTAGCTAGTCAAGCACAAAGGTCACAACTTAAAAATAGGGATCAAGCGATGAGTATGCTGAAATCAAAACTGTATCAGCTAGAAATTGATAAAAAAGCTGAGGAAGCAGCTGCTATTAAGGGTGAGCAATTAGAGATTGGTTGGGGCTCTCAGATTAGATCATATGTGTTCCATCCCTACTCTATGGTAAAAGATCATAGAACTAATTATGAAGTTGGAAATACTCAATCGGTCATGGACGGAGATATTGATAATTTTATTGATGCTTACTTAAGATGGAATTTATTAGAATCTTAA
- a CDS encoding ComF family protein, which translates to MCLKKIEEYCGDCDYWKKLYQTANYHHALFDYNDSMKHYMKVFKFEGNIKLSEVFNQEISQFFSSCSYDLVVPIPLSKKRLKIRGFNQVEEILKASEISYTDLLMKKKHTKSQSKSSRQERLISYHAFQVKKGKYPDIKGKKLVLVDDIYTTGSTIYQARQVLLTAGAKEVITLTLAR; encoded by the coding sequence ATGTGCCTCAAAAAAATAGAAGAATATTGCGGGGATTGTGACTACTGGAAAAAGCTATATCAGACTGCTAATTACCACCATGCTTTATTTGATTACAACGACAGTATGAAACACTATATGAAAGTCTTTAAATTTGAAGGTAACATAAAGTTAAGTGAGGTATTCAATCAAGAAATATCACAATTTTTTAGTTCTTGTTCGTATGATTTAGTCGTACCTATTCCGTTATCTAAAAAAAGGTTAAAAATAAGAGGTTTTAACCAAGTGGAAGAGATATTAAAGGCGTCAGAAATTTCATATACTGACCTATTAATGAAGAAGAAACACACGAAGTCACAGTCAAAGTCTAGTCGTCAAGAAAGGTTAATCAGTTATCATGCTTTTCAAGTGAAAAAAGGAAAATACCCTGATATTAAAGGGAAGAAACTAGTTCTAGTTGATGATATATACACTACTGGAAGCACTATTTACCAAGCTAGACAAGTATTACTTACAGCCGGTGCTAAAGAAGTTATCACTTTAACATTAGCTAGATAG
- the secA gene encoding preprotein translocase subunit SecA, translated as MANFLKQLIENDKKDLRRLGQMADKIDALAPQYTDITDEELQAKTEEFKTRYQKGESLDDLLFEAFAVVRESAKRVLGLFPYKVQLMGGIVLHEGGIPEMKTGEGKTLTATMPVYLNAISGEGVHVVTVNEYLSTRDASEMGELYNFLGLTVGLNTNAKSADEKRLAYACDITYSTNNELGFDYLRDNMVVYKDQMVQRPLNFAVVDEVDSILVDEARTPLIISGQAEKSTAYYVRVDSFIKTLKEEEDYKIDVPSKTISLSEKGISKAEKHFDLENLYDIENASLTHYVDQSLRANFIMIRDIDYVVQDGKVMIVDQFTGRIMDGRRYSDGLHQAIEAKEGVEIEDETKTMANITFQNYFRMYKKLSGMTGTAKTEEEEFREIYNMQVIQIPTNKPILRDDKPDLLYPTLDSKFRAVVEDIKTRHEIGQPVLVGTVAVETSELLSELLKEANVPHQILNAKNHFKEAEIIMNAGQQGSVTIATNMAGRGTDIRLGMGVRELGGLAVIGTERHESRRIDNQLRGRAGRQGDPGMSQFYLSLEDELMRRFGSERIKLLLDRMKLEDGDAVIQSKMLSKQVESAQKRVEGNNYDTRKTVLQYDDVMREQREVIYRQRRETITSDKDLTQPLLGMVERTISRYVDGHTQGEEKDWNLVGLVDFVSSTITHEDDISVEDFKGKKPEEMKTFIYDKARHIYDEKAEILSSEEQLLEFQKVVILKVVDTKWTDHIDAMDQLRESIGLRAYGQNNPLVDYQTEGYEMYNDMIGSIEYEVTRVFMKSEIRQNVQREQVAQGEALKPTQDQGVVSSNEKQRPVKVDDKVGRNDSCPCGSGKKYKNCHGKPM; from the coding sequence ATGGCTAATTTTTTAAAACAATTAATTGAAAATGATAAAAAAGATTTAAGACGTTTGGGGCAAATGGCAGATAAAATTGATGCTCTAGCGCCACAATACACAGATATTACAGATGAAGAGCTACAGGCTAAAACTGAGGAGTTTAAAACTCGCTATCAAAAAGGTGAAAGTTTAGATGATTTATTATTTGAAGCTTTTGCAGTCGTTCGTGAATCTGCAAAACGTGTTTTAGGACTATTCCCTTATAAAGTACAGTTAATGGGTGGTATCGTCCTACATGAAGGTGGAATTCCTGAAATGAAAACAGGTGAGGGTAAAACTTTAACGGCGACAATGCCTGTTTATTTAAATGCAATCTCAGGTGAGGGAGTACACGTTGTAACAGTAAATGAGTATTTATCAACTCGTGATGCTAGCGAAATGGGTGAGTTATATAACTTTTTAGGATTAACTGTTGGTTTAAATACTAATGCTAAATCCGCTGATGAAAAACGTTTAGCCTATGCTTGTGACATTACTTACTCAACTAATAATGAGTTAGGTTTTGACTACTTAAGAGATAATATGGTGGTTTATAAAGACCAAATGGTGCAACGACCACTAAACTTTGCTGTAGTGGATGAGGTGGATTCAATTTTAGTGGATGAGGCTAGGACGCCACTTATTATTTCAGGCCAAGCTGAGAAATCAACGGCATATTATGTACGTGTTGATTCATTTATTAAAACATTAAAAGAAGAAGAAGATTACAAAATTGATGTGCCTTCAAAAACGATTAGTTTAAGTGAAAAAGGTATCTCAAAAGCTGAAAAGCATTTTGATTTAGAGAATTTATATGACATTGAAAATGCTTCACTGACTCACTACGTGGATCAATCACTAAGAGCAAACTTTATTATGATTCGTGATATTGATTATGTGGTTCAAGATGGTAAAGTCATGATTGTGGATCAGTTTACTGGTCGTATCATGGATGGTCGTCGTTACTCAGATGGACTTCATCAAGCAATTGAAGCTAAAGAAGGCGTTGAAATTGAAGATGAAACTAAAACAATGGCCAATATTACATTCCAGAACTACTTCCGTATGTATAAAAAATTATCAGGTATGACTGGTACAGCTAAAACTGAGGAAGAGGAATTTAGAGAAATCTATAACATGCAAGTTATTCAAATTCCAACGAACAAGCCTATCTTACGTGATGATAAACCAGATTTATTATACCCAACACTAGACTCTAAATTTAGAGCTGTTGTTGAAGATATTAAAACGCGTCACGAAATAGGGCAGCCTGTTTTAGTAGGTACCGTTGCTGTTGAAACGTCAGAATTATTATCAGAATTATTAAAGGAGGCTAACGTGCCTCACCAAATTTTAAATGCAAAAAATCATTTTAAAGAAGCAGAAATTATTATGAACGCTGGTCAACAAGGATCTGTTACTATTGCCACAAACATGGCTGGTCGTGGTACAGATATTCGTTTAGGTATGGGCGTGCGTGAATTAGGTGGTCTTGCAGTTATCGGTACAGAACGTCACGAATCTCGTCGTATTGATAATCAGTTACGTGGTCGTGCTGGTCGTCAGGGAGATCCTGGTATGTCACAATTTTATCTATCCCTGGAAGATGAGTTAATGCGTCGTTTTGGTTCTGAGCGTATTAAATTACTCCTAGATAGAATGAAGCTTGAAGATGGAGACGCAGTTATTCAAAGTAAGATGTTATCAAAACAAGTTGAGTCAGCTCAAAAACGTGTTGAAGGTAATAACTACGATACTCGTAAAACGGTTTTACAATACGATGATGTTATGCGTGAGCAGCGTGAAGTTATTTATCGTCAGCGTCGTGAAACCATTACTTCAGATAAAGATTTAACACAACCATTACTTGGTATGGTAGAAAGAACCATTAGCCGTTACGTAGATGGCCATACTCAAGGTGAGGAAAAAGACTGGAACTTAGTTGGTTTAGTTGATTTTGTTAGCTCAACTATTACTCATGAAGATGACATTTCTGTAGAAGATTTTAAAGGTAAAAAACCAGAAGAGATGAAAACCTTTATTTACGATAAAGCCCGTCATATTTACGATGAGAAAGCTGAAATTTTAAGTAGTGAGGAGCAATTATTAGAGTTCCAGAAAGTAGTTATTTTAAAAGTAGTGGATACAAAATGGACAGATCATATTGATGCAATGGATCAATTACGTGAGTCGATTGGCTTACGTGCTTACGGTCAAAATAACCCATTAGTTGATTATCAAACAGAAGGTTATGAGATGTATAATGATATGATTGGTTCAATTGAGTATGAAGTAACACGTGTCTTCATGAAGTCTGAAATTAGACAAAATGTACAACGTGAACAAGTTGCTCAAGGAGAAGCTTTAAAACCAACCCAAGACCAAGGAGTTGTTTCATCAAATGAGAAACAGCGTCCTGTTAAAGTTGATGATAAAGTGGGAAGAAATGACTCTTGTCCTTGTGGTAGTGGTAAAAAATACAAAAATTGTCACGGGAAACCGATGTAA
- the ftsX gene encoding permease-like cell division protein FtsX, which produces MISNFFRHLGSAIKNLKRNGWMTLASVSAVTVTLTLVGIFLGIILNVTKIADDINNNVDVSVFVDIGTPEKDIKKLGEELKKVPDVETITFSSKQNEYKKLTDKLGDTWKLFNGDDNPLHDVYVLTAKDSEDIPSIQKAAAKLPNVHKADYGGANSDILFSISRNVRLWGTIVAVFLLAVAIFLISNTIRITIISRKQEITIMRLVGAKNGYIRGPFFLEGAFIGILGAIIPMLLVSFGYSQVYYLFTKSMISNAAYDLISPGTLVLKLNILLLVLGMVIGSLGSVMSMRRFLKV; this is translated from the coding sequence ATGATTAGTAATTTTTTTAGACATTTAGGTAGTGCCATTAAGAATTTAAAAAGAAATGGTTGGATGACACTGGCATCAGTCAGTGCGGTAACTGTGACATTAACGTTGGTAGGGATTTTCTTAGGAATCATTTTAAATGTAACTAAGATTGCTGATGATATTAATAATAATGTGGATGTATCAGTATTTGTTGATATTGGTACACCAGAAAAAGATATTAAAAAATTAGGTGAAGAGCTAAAAAAAGTACCTGATGTAGAAACAATCACATTTTCTAGTAAACAAAATGAATATAAAAAACTAACAGATAAATTAGGAGATACATGGAAGTTATTTAATGGGGATGATAATCCTTTACATGATGTCTATGTTCTAACAGCTAAAGATTCTGAGGATATTCCTTCTATTCAAAAAGCTGCAGCTAAGTTACCAAATGTTCATAAGGCTGATTATGGTGGTGCCAATTCAGATATTTTATTTAGTATTTCAAGAAATGTTAGATTATGGGGAACGATTGTAGCGGTCTTTTTACTAGCAGTTGCTATTTTCCTAATCTCAAACACCATCCGTATTACGATTATTTCAAGAAAACAAGAAATAACTATTATGCGTTTAGTTGGAGCTAAAAATGGCTATATTAGAGGGCCTTTCTTCTTAGAGGGAGCCTTCATTGGAATATTAGGTGCCATTATTCCGATGCTTTTAGTTTCATTTGGATACTCTCAAGTTTATTACTTATTTACAAAAAGTATGATCAGTAATGCTGCTTATGATTTAATCTCACCAGGAACTTTGGTTTTAAAATTAAACATTTTACTATTAGTTTTAGGTATGGTTATCGGATCATTAGGTTCAGTGATGTCAATGCGACGCTTCTTGAAAGTTTAA
- a CDS encoding phosphate ABC transporter substrate-binding protein PstS family protein — translation MKRISKMIGAIGFVVILSGCSGIDNGESINAVGSSAMQPLVEAAGEQYSSIHLGKFINVQGGGSGTGLSQVQSGAVEIGNSDLYAEEKPGIDSAALVDHQVAVVGLTPIVNKDIGIDNISMSDLKKVFTGEITNWKEIGGSDVPVVIINRAAGSGSRHTFEQWVLNGEEAKRSQEQESTGMVRQIVSTTPGAISYIAFSYVTDEVKTLTIDNVKPTEDNVKTNDWVIWSYEHMYTKGEPEGLTKEFLEFMLTSEVQKDIVPQLGYISVNQMKVTRDIEGHVTFVSK, via the coding sequence ATGAAGAGAATATCAAAGATGATTGGGGCTATTGGTTTTGTGGTGATATTATCAGGATGTAGTGGTATTGATAATGGTGAATCAATCAATGCTGTAGGTTCATCAGCAATGCAACCTTTAGTAGAAGCTGCAGGAGAGCAGTATAGTAGTATCCATTTAGGAAAATTTATTAATGTTCAAGGTGGAGGAAGTGGTACCGGTCTTAGCCAGGTACAATCAGGCGCTGTTGAAATTGGTAACTCTGATTTATATGCAGAAGAAAAACCTGGAATTGATAGTGCAGCTTTAGTGGATCATCAAGTAGCAGTAGTTGGTTTGACACCGATTGTAAATAAAGATATTGGGATTGATAATATATCAATGTCAGACTTGAAAAAAGTTTTTACTGGTGAGATTACAAATTGGAAAGAAATTGGTGGAAGTGATGTACCTGTTGTTATCATCAATAGAGCTGCTGGAAGTGGGAGTAGACATACTTTTGAGCAGTGGGTCTTAAACGGAGAAGAAGCAAAACGCTCACAAGAGCAAGAGTCAACTGGAATGGTAAGACAAATTGTCAGTACTACACCTGGTGCTATTAGTTATATTGCTTTTTCATATGTAACAGATGAGGTTAAAACGTTAACTATTGATAACGTTAAACCAACTGAGGATAATGTAAAAACTAATGACTGGGTTATCTGGTCATATGAGCATATGTATACAAAAGGAGAGCCAGAAGGCCTAACAAAAGAATTTCTAGAGTTTATGTTAACATCAGAAGTTCAAAAGGATATAGTGCCGCAATTAGGATATATATCTGTTAATCAAATGAAAGTAACAAGAGATATTGAAGGTCATGTAACGTTTGTTTCTAAATAA
- the hpf gene encoding ribosome hibernation-promoting factor, HPF/YfiA family, giving the protein MFRYNVRGENIEVTQAIRDYVEKKIGKLEKYFTNVPESTAHVNLKVYSDKTAKVEVTIPLPYLVLRAEETSPDLYGSIDLVVDKLERQIRKYKTKINRKSRETALDTVVIFEANEEVETNNEPDLEIVRTKRLSLKPMDSEEAVLQMNMLGHNFFIFEDAETNGTSIVYKRKDGKYGLIETN; this is encoded by the coding sequence ATGTTTAGATATAATGTTAGAGGAGAAAACATTGAGGTTACTCAGGCAATTAGAGATTATGTAGAGAAAAAAATTGGAAAACTTGAAAAATATTTTACAAATGTGCCAGAATCAACAGCACATGTAAATTTAAAAGTATATTCTGATAAAACGGCAAAAGTGGAAGTAACTATCCCACTACCATACTTAGTTCTAAGAGCAGAAGAGACTTCTCCAGATTTGTATGGAAGTATTGACTTAGTTGTTGATAAACTAGAAAGACAAATCAGAAAATATAAAACAAAAATCAACCGTAAATCAAGAGAAACAGCTTTAGATACAGTAGTTATCTTTGAAGCAAATGAAGAGGTTGAGACAAATAATGAACCTGATTTAGAAATCGTTCGTACAAAACGATTATCGTTAAAACCTATGGACAGCGAAGAAGCTGTATTACAAATGAATATGCTAGGACATAATTTCTTCATCTTTGAAGATGCAGAAACAAATGGTACAAGCATTGTTTACAAACGTAAAGATGGCAAATATGGATTAATTGAAACTAACTAA
- the ftsE gene encoding cell division ATP-binding protein FtsE, translating into MIEMKKVTKKYSNGTTAIRNLSVNINQGEFVYVVGPSGSGKSTFIKLMYREENATKGQLTVCGYDLISIKNRNVPYLRREIGVVFQDYKLLPQKTVYENVAYAMQVIGKKSREIKKRVLEVLDLVGLKHKVRVFPSELSGGEQQRVAIARAIVNTPKVLIADEPTGNLDPENSMEIMELLDRINTQGTTVVMATHNSNIVNSIRHRVIAIENGRIIRDQDEGDYGYDD; encoded by the coding sequence ATGATAGAAATGAAAAAGGTAACAAAAAAATACTCCAATGGGACAACGGCGATAAGAAACCTCTCTGTTAATATTAATCAAGGGGAGTTTGTCTATGTAGTTGGGCCAAGTGGGTCTGGTAAATCGACATTTATTAAGTTGATGTATCGTGAAGAAAACGCAACAAAAGGTCAATTGACTGTGTGTGGTTATGATCTTATTTCAATAAAAAATCGTAATGTACCTTATTTACGCCGTGAAATAGGAGTCGTTTTCCAAGATTATAAATTATTACCACAAAAAACAGTGTATGAGAACGTTGCATATGCGATGCAAGTTATTGGTAAAAAATCAAGAGAAATTAAAAAAAGAGTTTTAGAAGTCTTAGACCTAGTTGGTTTAAAACATAAAGTTCGTGTTTTCCCAAGTGAATTATCAGGTGGGGAGCAACAGCGTGTGGCAATTGCTAGAGCAATTGTGAATACACCAAAAGTTTTAATTGCTGATGAGCCAACAGGAAATCTAGACCCAGAAAATTCAATGGAAATTATGGAGCTTCTAGATAGAATTAATACTCAAGGAACGACAGTAGTGATGGCAACACATAATAGTAACATTGTAAATTCCATTCGCCACCGAGTAATAGCAATTGAAAACGGTCGTATTATTAGAGACCAAGATGAGGGGGATTATGGTTACGATGATTAG